Proteins from a genomic interval of Papaver somniferum cultivar HN1 chromosome 4, ASM357369v1, whole genome shotgun sequence:
- the LOC113271868 gene encoding uncharacterized protein LOC113271868, whose product MVASPPPSPSNVRGPKIDDSSSSLDPYDVPASDNPSTVLYSPVLTGDNYPTWSRGIARALRAKNKYGFVDGTIAKPLASDDKLPAWIRANNLVCIWIANSCEAEIKRSISWIENARDIWIDLEDRFSETNMPRIFDLKRHISTLKQEDSSISSYYTKLKSLWDEVGALTPVEPCTCGNGKQVLEQLNRDKAMEFLQGLHDRFSAHCCHTPD is encoded by the exons ATGGttgcatcaccaccaccatctccatctaaTGTACGTGGACCTAAGATTGATGACTCTAGCTCAAGCTTAGACCCTTATGATGTACCAGCGTCGGACAATCCGTCGACTGTGCTCTATTCCCCTGTGTTAACAGGTGATAATTATCCCACATGGTCAAGGGGTATTGCTCGGGCTTTAAGAGCCAAGAACAAATACGGCTTTGTTGATGGTACAATAGCCAAACCGTTAGCTTCTGATGACAAACTTCCAGCTTGGATTCGTGCAAACAATCTGGTTTGTATTTGGATTGCCAATTCCTGTGAAGCTGAGATAAAACGAAGCATCAGTTGGATAGAAAACGCTAGGGATATTTGGATTGATCTTGAGGATCGATTTTCTGAAACAAATATGCCTCGAATCTTTGATTTAAAACGTCATATATCCACTCTCAAACAAGAAGATtctagtatatcttcttattACACCAAGCTTAAAAGTCTATGGGATGAAGTTGGCGCTCTTACACCGGTTGAACCTTGCACCTGCGGTAATGGAAAGCAAGTGCTTGAACAGCTCAACAGAGACAAAGCAATGGAGTTCTTACAGGGACTTCATGATAGATTTTCTGCC CATTGCTGCCACACCCCAGATTGA